The DNA region CATTTTTCCTAAATGATTCCTGTTTCCACGGGTGGGCAGGGAGGCTTGTTTTTCAGTATATGCAATCAAAATGATCCATGtagattttctttctatttctttatttaaattattttgttttcattttttttcttcacatacAAGATGTGTTTAGATAATAAATTAGGAAAAGCAAAAATTTATGTTCCATAAGGAAGCATCAGCTTCAAAGACATGTACAAACAAGGGCTTCAACACTAGGGAGGATATGGAGGGGACTAAAtacaaactatatataaaaaaaaaaaaaatcagaatatgTTGAAGCTCTTTCATATCTTTACAAAACGAACATCATTCTGACCGAATGCATTCCCACATGCCGGACACTTCCGGTGGCGGATCTCTAGATTTTTTTGGATGCATGGATTGCAGAAAAGATGATAGCACTTCACGATTACAACCTGTGAAATATAAATCACACCCACATCCATCAATGTAGCAATGATATACTTAAAAGGATTTGATAAGGCCAACAAGCCTGAATCTGATacaagttaatatatatatatagctagaaaAGGAAACAAGGATTACAAAGGTGTAAGCTAGCACGCATAGAGCACACTTACCTCCTTTGGCCGATCGGAACACACACTACATTTGAGAATAGACTTGCAACTCTTGATCTCATCTTGAAGTTTCTGTATTGCAGCCTCTCCAGTTTCAGAACTCATCTCAGCAACCTTGTTATTGAATTCCCTAAGCTCTTCCTCAAGCTTCTTCCTTGAGCTTCTGCTCAACACAATTCCATATTCTTAGATGCAAATTTGGCTTGAAACATTACACTTAATAGATACTTAAGAGCTAttaatcataaataaaaatttcaccaaatttAGATCATCTGCTTATGAGAAAGTAACATGCTGTAACGATGGATGCATAGCTTATTATGACATAATTTTCTGACAAGCAGCAGTTATACAAGCTGCATATCCAAGTGGTAGCCCTTCACCCAGTAAATCAACGCACCAAAGTTGATGTCAAAGAAAGCTTCACAGCCACCAATTAACAGATTAAGGTAAATTGGTCCCAAAATCTCAGTAGCTTCAATGATATGCTAGATCAGTATTGCACATGATACATCAATGGAAAAGCTACCATCTGCTTAGCAGCAGGTCAGAAATGGCATCATAAAAAGGCACGAGTGACAAAAATTACCTTTGCCTTCTATGTCCTAAACTATGAAATTGTGATAGAGGGGGAAGTTGTATGATGCATAGACATAACCACAAGTTCTGAAATAGACCATTATGATTTAAATGAACTCCACTTCAGAAGGGAAAAAAACACCACCTATCATTCTCCAAATCATTTTGGAGATCATCCCTCTCCTGCTGAATTTGCTCATATTCCTTCTCAGAGGAAGCAAAGGCAGATTTAAGCCACTTTAACTCCTTCTCAGCATCAGCCAATTCCCACTTGGCTGTTTCCAGGTTGACTGCAAGATGTCTTTCTTCTTGAGTAGATTTAATGGCTTCTGTCAGAAAAGCCTCCATCTGCATGATTCAAATTCAGGTCGATAAAGGATAGAATTGCCAAACTTCCTAGAGAGTATAAGAAAATGTTACCTGCTCTTCACTGTAGGAAATTTTCATTCTCAAGGATTCTACCGACGCGTTAATCTGTTGAAGTTGCTTTGCCAATGACTGCTTCTCCGAGAGCAAATAGCTGTGTGCCTGCTTTGTCTTCACACTCTCAGAAACAAGCTGCATTAAAGAAATCATAGAACAATTAGGAATGACCAGCCCAAGTAATCAATTACATCACTGAAGTAAGCAATTAATTGATGGGAAACAAAGAAGGCAGATTGTAACGAACTAATATCAGTGTAGCTAATAACAAGACAGACCTTGATATTATAGTCATCCCTCTCAGTCACCTGCTGCAACAGATGTTGGTTCTGCATCTGCATATCTTCATATGCTTGACCAATGGTCTGcaggaaaataataaatcaatcgACAAATGTGGGAGGGAGGGCTAGTTGAAGCAGAAAAAAGAGATCAGTCACATATTATAGGAACCAAATTTGCAGCaactttataaaattcaaaaagaaaagacttAAAAAAACCTAGGAGACCTCAATTTCTGATATATATTGCTCTGCTTCCCCATCTTTACTTCTAATAGCCTCAGTAAGCTCCAAAACATCCCtgcatatttaaaaaaaaaaaaaaaaaacacagaccAGATAACTTTTTAATGTTGGTGAATTTTTTCTCTAGTTGCAAGCTTGAAGAACAGTCTGCAGGATCAACAACAAAATTATGGCAGTAGCATGTGCAAACAGCAACAAAAGCATATGTGAACATCTATTTTGAAATGGAATTAAGTTCCAATACTTCCCAACAAAATGCAGAGAGATAATTGAGCTTCAAATAAATGATACTAAAAAGCTAAAAGAAATATCTgaatcatcatcttttttttttcttttttttttgggataaccAGGATATTCAAGGTTTTGCCCCGACTACATCCCCGAGACACCGTGCAAACGGCCCCTCCACATAGGTCGGGTAAAGCTTGGGCTTTCGCCAGCAGGCGTGGCCTCAAGAAATTATTTGGCACTCAAGGGGAGTCGAACCTTAAACTTGATTCTACATAAGGCACCAGAGCCAAGCGACTTATCACTCAAGCCAACCCATTGGGGTTAAATCCTCAACATCTTAAAACTTCCACATTCAGCATAATTCCACAATGCTTAATCTACTAGTTGAGCCATATTTACACACACCAAACTCCACTTCATTCTACTAACAATATATTGGAACTGCCATATGAACTGTCATCCCTCTCATGTGGAACCTCACAGGGCATAAACAGAGTTGCCATACTCATATGATGTCATCTACATGCCCTGACATCTCAACAATTTCTCAGGAAGCATTTGATGTTAATGCCTATTAATGATAAAACCATATCTTTACACTTTTCACTCAGCCAACAAAACTACATCTTTTTCAACACCTGAAAGTACATCTCCTTCAGGCagtaagttaaaaaaaatacagaaaaccaAAGAATTCAACCACCCCCACTGCATCACTCACAAACTACCTGCCTCCTGAAAATTCATTTCTCACAGACTAGAAAACTGTATTTCCCAAAAAAGGTGTCACCAATCTGTCTAATCTTGTAGCCAATCATATCGAAAGATCACAAGATCTTAAAACAATTTCGTCGTTCTGGAATATTACAACAaaccccctccccccaaaaagaaaagacaaaaaaaaaaaatgccttacACTGCTCATCATCCTAATCCTTTCACCTTCTCCCACTCcccttaaaaagataaaagctACAAAAGGAATGACAAAAGCAGGGGTAAAATTATCCCTTAAATTTGTCATGGAAAGAAACACCTTTGAAACAACAAGCGGATATATACTTATTTCTCCTGTCAACCAATccagctattaaaaaaaaacctcgtgttcatacaatttttaaataaagttggaattaagtgaaaataaaaaacctcTCAGAAGCATCCAGTTTGGCCCTTAAATCAGCTATTTCAGCTTCAGCGGCAGAAAGCCTTTGCTGACAAGCAGCCTCAGCTTCATTGGCAGCTTTCACTCTCAACTCTAGACTATGTTCATCTAAAGCATTTCTTAAAACTTCAGCTTGTGAGTAAGCTCTGCGTTCTGATTCCTTGATTTCCATCAACTCTCtgcaattcaaaatttcaaggttAAAGGCAAAATCATTgtgaaaagaggaaaaaaaaaattgagaattaaaTTAATACCGAGATGTTGACCTAGACAGCTCAATCTGTCATTACATCCTAATGAGTTGTATGCCAAAATCATACAAATCACGTAACATCCGATTACCTAACCCTCCTATCCTATCTATACAGAGACAACATCTCTTTTTATGCAAAATGCATGCGCAATCCTGCTGAGTTTTACTCGTACATATTGGGAACTAAGAACAACAAAATTTTATCCATTGAACTGATGTCATAACTGAGAGCCGCAGCAAGAGCACTAAAGTCAAACACACCTCTACATTCCCCAGATTGATACTAAATCCAACATCAATCAGATAGATTACTTTCATGCATGTCCCTATAGATTCGCTGATTTGGGACTTTCTTTTATAATAGCACATCGAAGATAGATAATGTCTTCACTCATGGCTAGATCATCCTCTTAACATAACAGTTACATAACTGTCTCTAGCACAAGGATAAAGGAACAAGTATACAAAAAtacctgttaaaaaaaaaaaaaaaaacaaacaaacatgcaTACATAAAAGCTTTTACTTGTTAAGTGTGAAACATATGAACACCATCACTTTAATATTTAATGGCATAAACTGCAGGCCATCAGCTTAGAACCTCAATTTACCTGCTGTCATAACTTTCCTGTCCATACATGTCCAAGAAGATTTGCAATTCCAGTTTTTCCTTCTGCAACTCTTCAATCTGCAATGTATTCATCTTTATCAGTAGCTAATAAGCTCAGTAATAGTACAGTATGGAAGAACTTCAAAGTCGTAGTCAAATATTACAGAAATTGGCACTGATGATGCTAAGCTTAAGTGCAAATATCTCcatgcatatttttctttttttataggCAATAAGTCAATATATTTTCATCCAGTGTATACTCATGATTTACACCAAATTTCACCAGaacaattttttgttcaaaatttcTGTCTGACTAAACACCCTACTCAGAATGTAATCTGGTTTCCATGATCATGCATGTCAGTTGTGAACTATAGccacaaaattgcaaaaattgcaCATGAAGTTTGATGATTGTTCACTAGCGAATCAAACAGGAAATTTACTTAaaccggaaaaaaaaaagaattaaacatgaggctgaaaaattaaaaactaaatcaaACTATCCATTTAATATCTAATCTGATTGAGCAGGATATAATTTAGAAGGTTAGATATGACAAGGACGTATCAGTCAAATTGAGTCTTggaaaatgaaattatattaAACAGCAGGGATGGAAATTCAAATAATCTGCATGTTATTTGAATACAAAATCAATGCACAGAAAGGtatataaaagcaaaatataatatcattgccaaaaaagagaagaaaaatcctAGTTTcaaatggatgagaatcttaccaGTGCCTTAAGAGACTTGATCTCCACCATCTGTTCAGTACATTTGTCTGCTAAGCTCTGCTTTTCATTAGTCTAAACCAAACACAAAGAAATTGGTAAATTTCAGAAAAGAGAGTCTAGTCAGAAGAGATAAACAATGACAACACAGACATAgtacaaataaaatgaaaatctttAAGATGGTTAGCAATTGcatacaaataaaatgaaaatccaAAACCTATCAAAGCTTAAAGAGATTTCGCTATAGTTTATTTACTTATTcaactaaattttaattttcctttttttgtttggggCAGATGGGAGGGGGGGAACAAACTCTGCCTGTGTCCTGTTCAGTTTCCTATCTTTACACAAGTATATCCCAGACCCAGAAGAGGAGAGTTGTGGAAGATTGACAGTCAACATACACCAATAGTCACATTAGCCAAAACCCTTTTTCCAATTGGGGGTCAGGGAAGGGACTCAACAACTCCTCCTGTTTTGTGCCCAGTGccctttccttagtctatccTATGCCCCAAAGGCGGAATATTGTGGCCGATTGACAGCCGGTGGACCCATATTCACATATTATTTAAGAGATACATATTCCAAAAAGAAGACAGCCAAACGGGCCGTGGGTAGAAAcatcaaaaagataaataaaaggagACTGAAAAAGACAGGTCATCTGCCAACATAAAAAGTACAGTGAGATCCTACAAATATAAATACTGAAAAAGAAGGCAACCAAATATGGTGTGGGAAAAAGCAGTGTTATGGATTTAATGGGTAATAGATCTAAAGAGGGATGAATAATCTAAAAGGTAACCAAGAGTTGAATTGATTAGAAGAATTCAACCGCATGTCTGCTTTCCAACCAATTAAGACTGAGTTAAAGAATTTATTCCAGAACATCTCAGCCGGTTCTATGGTATCCTCACTGTACTCATGCAAATTTTGCATAATCAAGTTTCATCCAGGACTTTAAACACCAATAGAAGTGATCTGTCAAAATAATGTAGAtgaatttcctttctttttttcctactTACAAAAGCATTCTTTCTTGAATCCCAACTatcctcaaaaaataaaagcactGGCCAACTGAACAGTAAATGAAACAAGAAGGGTACTTAAGTGTGTGTGGTCAGAAGAAGACAATCACAGACTACATAATAGGAAAATGGCAGGTAGATTCATAATTACACATTGGGCAAGCAGTCCTTCTTTGTCAAAATACACAAATGAGAGCTccatcagaaaataattttgggAAAGTGGTTTAAAATGAATCAACAATGTTCAACTTGACTTACCCTACCATTTTCACATCACCAAGAGCATCTAATATGAGAGAATATCAggttttttttctcattaatcTATAAGCtgccctcaattagagctgtccAGAAAATAGGGATAATATAAGGAACAACATCGGTAGATGAGATAACACCTTTCTATTTAACTGAGCTTTAAGAGACTGGGCTTTCTCACGTAAGGACAGCGCTTCATGAGCTGTCTCTTTCCATCGCTTCAATTGAGCTTCCATCATTCCTATTTCTTTAGACAAAGCCGAAGCCATTACACGAAACTCTGATTTGATATCATTTCTCCCTGCAGCAGGTAACACGTTTAGAAACCAGAAGCTCCAGTAAATTACCCCataaaaattaatcaaacacGTAATTTGACCTGCATCCTGCAGAGCTTCTTCCATTTTAATCCCAAGATCATTTTTGTCAATAACACACTTTTGCAGCTGAAGCTCTAGCTCTTCAATCCTAGATTCAGTATTATCAATGGCATTCCTCACAGCATCTGCTGATTCTACTTTTGCAATTACCTCCTTCTCCCTTCTCATGACAAGAGGCCTGTCAGcctgaaattataattttaaaaaagaccCCATATAGAACAAGCATAAAACCATGTGCAACACATAAGACAAGGTAGTTCAACCTGCAGAGAATCTGTCAATACTTTGTAGCGCTCCACTTCGGTATTCCAATGTTGGAGTTGATCATTTAACAAAGAGTATAATCGCGAGGAGCGTACATACTTGTCGTCATTCAGCTCATTCTATAAGTATACAATATAGAAAGTGAGATTAGTGTATGTAACAAAATTGCATACACAGTGAGTCTCAGACAAAATGAGTATCAACTATGAAAAATGAACAATTGAAGTTCAGAAACCTGAAGATCCTGCAATTGTTTTGACAAGCTTAGATTCTCTTCCTGTGCATCTTGAAGCTCAGAAAGGCGATCTTCTGCCAGTATCTACATTATTTGTATTAACACATGCCAGgttagagaaaaagagagagagagagagagagagagagagagagagagaggcaaaaGCACCTCATTTACATAGTAATACCTTTGCTTCTTCAATGGAGTCCTTCAATTCCCGCAAACCCTTTGTCCTATCTGCAGACTTTTCAGGTGACAAGTTTCCATTGGCTGTAGCATGAGTTGGGCTATGCATCACGGATGCTACATCCTTTTGCAttttaagattaattaattttcttctaCTCGCTTCAAGTTCAGCCATGCTCTCATCCAGCTCACCTGTCAACATAACCAGAAGATATACACAATCATGAGGTGTAATCCACCACGCCTAGTAAATTTTGGCTGTGTCTAGTTATCTGCCAGCATACCTCCAATGTAAGTTTGACAATTACACATTtacacagatttttttttttttttttttttgataacataGGAGAACTTTACACATTTACACTGATGTTGTAAATGATTTGTGCTACAATACTGTAGAGTAAATGCAAATATGTGCAGAAAGACCTATCTCAGATACCTGCAAGGCGCTTAATCTCAGATTCATCCACTGAATGGCTGTTAATGTAATTTTGAATCCTCTCAAAGTATTCTTTATGCTTCAAGTGGAGAATAGCAATCACTTCACGCAGCTTGATAGCCTCCTCTTTCATCATATCATCAATCTTAGACAATTGGATGATAGCATCTGAGAACCCCAAATAATGTTATAATGACAATCACCAcaaatttcatgaaaaaaaaaacaaaaaaaaattgctattacAATggttaacaaaagaaaatgaccAAATCAATCATAAGAAACAATTGGACCTCACATCAAGATATCTTCTGACCTTCTGAAGATAGCTTTCCATGCAAAGCCTGAGCAATGTTTTCAGTTTTTTCCCTCTGATCATTAATGGTATCTTCCAGGAGTTTCAACAACTCAATAGTAGATGAATGACGCAGAGCAAGGGCTTCTTCAACATATTTAATGATCTCATCATTACCATTGGCTTCAATAGAATCTCTTTCTAGCAGTCTACAAAGAAACATTTCCTCCGCAGAGCATGAGGGAACTGAACCTAAATGGTACCTCAAGTCAATCAAATCTTATATAACATGAGAGAACTTGAAGTccaataaaatcatcatatgaaagaacaaagagaataaatttatattaaaaaatagaaaatgaaaaaaattaccCAGAGAATGATCAGCTCGTTCCAGACATTCTAAAGCAATCTGGCCTGCCCCAGCTCGTACCCCAAGAAGAATTAAGTCATCAATCAACTAAACAAcaagataaaatgaaaaaccTCGTTAGGAACTGCAAAGTCATATtaagaaaaagcaaaaataaacataataaccAAGACTGACCTGATTCCAGAGTTGGTTCACTACAATTAACATATCATCATACGAACTTTGCTTGTCTCTCAATTCTTTAATTCTTGCCTCAAGATCATGCAACTCCTGTTTTTTTATGTCTATCTGCTGAAGAAGTTTCTGATTCTGGTTCTGGAGGACTGCAGCATCGACctgtagaaaaaaatatatgatcttttagttatttttccTGAAACTATCTCTATCAAGATGACAGAACCATTCTCTCTCGTATCCATGGAACAAGTATTACAAGTCACAGAAAGCTGGAGATACAGAGACCAATAATTTCAcattcaaactaccaaaatagaATGGGCTAAAACTCAGCAGCCTAAATGCTTCACTTTGTACTGAAAAATATAGACATGACGGGATTGCTTGAGCAACTCATGAATTGTTGACGGTTGATTCGCGAATGTTCCAGACATAGAGTGCACAGATTTAGAGGGTTACTATGTATTAATTGGGTAGGTATACTTGGAAGGTAGAGAGACATCTCTTTACGCTTTGTTCATTTTCCACAAAATGAATACTAAAGAAAAGTTGAAACCATGGTATCTATTCTACTCGAGGTTGGATCTATAGATTTACATGTATTTGAACTCACACGGATTGCATGTAAGCAACCTCAGAGTTCcctttggttgcccagaaaatcAAGATATACTACATAACAAAACGTTTCTGAGAATTAGTTTCCGTTTTGATTTACTAAATGTAAAGCTCACCCCATAATTCATATGTTACACATTTTAGGGCCAgtctttattttctcaaaatcccAAACAACAAATTACTTGCATGCAAAATTTTCAATGTTCTTCGCTTTTCCTATGCTTTCCATCAACCAAATGAAGGATGCTTCAACATCAGCTCAATGCACTCCAACAATGTTCCTTACGAGCATTTTTGGTCCTGCTTCGGTCAAGGATACATCAACTTCAGCACAAATGAACCCAAGCATTTACTAGCCTATTAATCACCATGGAAAAACTTTTTCCTGAAGCCCTAGCTATTAGAAAacctaaaatttcaaatttcttccCTTTTCCAGCACTTccccagcaaccaaacagagcaaaaTCCTATGTCAACGAACAGGACCACAAGTTCACCTGAATTGCACCCAATAGCTCTTATTGGAAAATTAAGCACAACTCATCGAAGACACTTTTTTCATGCCTCAACTAGcctattaacaaaaaaaaaaaaaaaaactcctttcTCAAGCCCCATATATCAAAATacctaaaatttcaaattccaattttcttcctttttttccaGCACTTCCCCAGCAACCAAACACAGCATGATCATATGCCAGTTAACACAACCACAAGTTCACTGAATTGCACCCAATATCTCTTATGgggaaattaagaacaattcaatgaagacaattttttttttttttttttctcatgccTCAACAGTTATCATCACTGAAAAGCACAAttcaatcaattaatatatatctgaaaaaaactcaaattcaaAACTTTTCGTTCAGTCGTCATTTTTCTACCTATTTTCTCAGGAATAAAGCATAGAATAACAGTAGAAAGGAGAGAGCGATGGGAAAAAACGAGGGCTTACGCTTTTGTTGTTGGGCGACGAAGGGGTGGAGTTTCGAGCCATGGTGGACGACACCGAGTTCAAATGGAGCCGCTTCCTCTCGGGCTCATCGGAGTCTGCGTTCTCCATTTTACACTTCGGCAATCGAGGACACCATTAGAGTCCGAAACATAGAGCTCTGCAGAACCCTGAATGGACTAGACAAGAACGTGCTCCAAACGACATCGTATAAAAGGTGGCTGTGGACGGTAGAGTTTCACTATCATTATACACCCAAGCCGCACCGTTTTGCTTGCTtaatcttgttattttctttttctttttctttttctcttgacGGATTGCAATTAGCTAATAAATTTTAGAAGATAAATGCTATGTACTATACTCTCGAtcattttactttattttattgggCCGCTATATCAATGTCCATCAACTcttaaatcaactattaaaaaaaagtagaggCCAATAAACATTGTCACATCAGCTCAATGAGAGATGAAATGTGAGCGTAATATGTAGCATATAATACTTGTTTTAGAAACAAGAAACACGACTAATGCTCTCTTGtgtctattaaaaaataatgtgacttttaaaatgcatattaggcttgtaattgattactattaaattttgatcaaataatattttaaaaaccaccTCACTTTTGGAGTGACATAAGAGggacttttagcattactcatattaCATACCACCAAGGGCGAATCAAGTAATACTAGAAGTCTCTCTTATGTCACTGAAAAAATGAAGTAACCTTATAAAACGAGTCAAAAGAGTCATATCATGTTAGCCACTAATTTAAATAGGTCATGTTAAAATTATATGGTCTGACTTATTAAACTAAATTGATCGTGTCAGAGTTGACCCTTAACAAGTTAGAAGGTCGGTCTACTTAACACAAACCTGACATGCTAACCGAAATTGCCAACCCTAGTTGTGCCAATAGCATGTGAGTGTTTTTCAGCGAAGAGTTAGCAAATCCATCCTTTCAAAGCTGCTAGGTTGACACATTAGGAATGTAGGCGATATATGTTGAAGAATGATCATTTCCATTGGAATTGATTAAGTTAGTTCAAAATAAAaggtaatattgtcttaacattaAAGTTAATATCGAATTAGTATTTAACGAGATCAAATGATAGATtggtttcttttgttctttcttttggaTATAAAAATATTAGAGTATTTGTAAAATAAATCCATAAGtcaatgcataaaaaaaataacactcttaatgtttttttttctctctcttttttttcaccatcaatctaaatataaaatacttttaaaaacaaaataaacattaagttttacatttatgtcacatcaaatatttttttcaaaaaaaaagaaaacctctATAAAACATTTGCAAATGAAAGAGTATTGTTAAATAAGTGACATAATTGCAAAACAAAGTGCACCGATCTTATATTTTTGTACACAATATTCCTAATCacattttttgttcttcttgttgATCATCTTCTAGCTTTCTGTGTAGATGGATCAAAAGGCTTTTCCCATTTGAATTAAGCTCACTGACTCTCCaagtttgattttcttttgggaTTCAAGATCATCAAAATCTTTTTCTTGCTCCTCTTCCTTTGTCAATGAAACATAATGCACCTTTTCCCCGTAAGCtttaaccaaaaccaaataGAAGCACACTGTAAAAATGGTGATTGAAATCAAGAACCAGCTAAACTGAATGTTTATCAACGATTTAGCCCGATGAAGAGATTCTTCGTCGGAGCACTTGACCATTTTCCGACCATCTTCATCGTGCATGAAGCAACCTTTAGGAATCAATGCCGGCGTCCAAAGCATAAACCCCATCACCACAAACCAAATAcctgttaaaatataaattaaatgattaaattcattcatttttattagtCTAGGTTTTttagataagtggtgatttaataagGTATTAAAGCTAAAGTCGTGAATTTGAACCTCGACTCTGTCGTTCGCCAAATTTCAgttaaggctccgtttgttttagcataaaataatttctgaaaaatatttttcgtgttTGGTGTGATGGTAAATAATATGTAGTCATTTTCGGTTTGACTAgaaaaattctttaatttccataaaaattgttttcctttttaaaaattgtaaaccattttttataGTTTAAGTTTCTCCTTCTCAAATCGCTAAACTTTCGTTGGAGGTCGTCAGGAGTCGCCAACTGTTTTCTGTCATTGCTCATTTGTCGTATGAGCCGAAcgccgaaaaatatttttacggaaatcttttttttttttgaaaaatgaaaactgat from Corylus avellana chromosome ca10, CavTom2PMs-1.0 includes:
- the LOC132163558 gene encoding E3 ubiquitin-protein ligase BRE1-like 2 isoform X1, whose amino-acid sequence is MENADSDEPERKRLHLNSVSSTMARNSTPSSPNNKSVDAAVLQNQNQKLLQQIDIKKQELHDLEARIKELRDKQSSYDDMLIVVNQLWNQLIDDLILLGVRAGAGQIALECLERADHSLGSVPSCSAEEMFLCRLLERDSIEANGNDEIIKYVEEALALRHSSTIELLKLLEDTINDQREKTENIAQALHGKLSSEDAIIQLSKIDDMMKEEAIKLREVIAILHLKHKEYFERIQNYINSHSVDESEIKRLAGELDESMAELEASRRKLINLKMQKDVASVMHSPTHATANGNLSPEKSADRTKGLRELKDSIEEAKILAEDRLSELQDAQEENLSLSKQLQDLQNELNDDKYVRSSRLYSLLNDQLQHWNTEVERYKVLTDSLQADRPLVMRREKEVIAKVESADAVRNAIDNTESRIEELELQLQKCVIDKNDLGIKMEEALQDAGRNDIKSEFRVMASALSKEIGMMEAQLKRWKETAHEALSLREKAQSLKAQLNRKTNEKQSLADKCTEQMVEIKSLKALIEELQKEKLELQIFLDMYGQESYDSRELMEIKESERRAYSQAEVLRNALDEHSLELRVKAANEAEAACQQRLSAAEAEIADLRAKLDASERDVLELTEAIRSKDGEAEQYISEIETIGQAYEDMQMQNQHLLQQVTERDDYNIKLVSESVKTKQAHSYLLSEKQSLAKQLQQINASVESLRMKISYSEEQMEAFLTEAIKSTQEERHLAVNLETAKWELADAEKELKWLKSAFASSEKEYEQIQQERDDLQNDLENDRSSRKKLEEELREFNNKVAEMSSETGEAAIQKLQDEIKSCKSILKCSVCSDRPKEVVIVKCYHLFCNPCIQKNLEIRHRKCPACGNAFGQNDVRFVKI
- the LOC132163558 gene encoding E3 ubiquitin-protein ligase BRE1-like 2 isoform X2, whose product is MENADSDEPERKRLHLNSVSSTMARNSTPSSPNNKSVDAAVLQNQNQKLLQQIDIKKQELHDLEARIKELRDKQSSYDDMLIVVNQLWNQLIDDLILLGVRAGAGQIALECLERADHSLVPSCSAEEMFLCRLLERDSIEANGNDEIIKYVEEALALRHSSTIELLKLLEDTINDQREKTENIAQALHGKLSSEDAIIQLSKIDDMMKEEAIKLREVIAILHLKHKEYFERIQNYINSHSVDESEIKRLAGELDESMAELEASRRKLINLKMQKDVASVMHSPTHATANGNLSPEKSADRTKGLRELKDSIEEAKILAEDRLSELQDAQEENLSLSKQLQDLQNELNDDKYVRSSRLYSLLNDQLQHWNTEVERYKVLTDSLQADRPLVMRREKEVIAKVESADAVRNAIDNTESRIEELELQLQKCVIDKNDLGIKMEEALQDAGRNDIKSEFRVMASALSKEIGMMEAQLKRWKETAHEALSLREKAQSLKAQLNRKTNEKQSLADKCTEQMVEIKSLKALIEELQKEKLELQIFLDMYGQESYDSRELMEIKESERRAYSQAEVLRNALDEHSLELRVKAANEAEAACQQRLSAAEAEIADLRAKLDASERDVLELTEAIRSKDGEAEQYISEIETIGQAYEDMQMQNQHLLQQVTERDDYNIKLVSESVKTKQAHSYLLSEKQSLAKQLQQINASVESLRMKISYSEEQMEAFLTEAIKSTQEERHLAVNLETAKWELADAEKELKWLKSAFASSEKEYEQIQQERDDLQNDLENDRSSRKKLEEELREFNNKVAEMSSETGEAAIQKLQDEIKSCKSILKCSVCSDRPKEVVIVKCYHLFCNPCIQKNLEIRHRKCPACGNAFGQNDVRFVKI